The nucleotide sequence GCTGAGGGGGCAGAGTCGGGGATCACTGGGGGGCACTGGCTGTCACAGACGCTGGGGTAGGCTGGAGGATGGAGGGGCAGTTTGGAAAGTGGTCAGGAGTCAGGAAAGGTGAaacaagagaggggggggaagaaGTGGAAAAGTGagattcatcatcatcatcatcatcagagctttttttttcattctcttcCCATTTTTATCTCTTGGTAATTTTTCGCAATGACTAATTCTGATTATTCTCTCATTAATTTCAAAAAGTTAGGAAATGAGATCTCCatttatgcaaaaaaaagtTCAGACACAACACAGACTTGACTGGATGTCGTCAGATTCAGAGGGGGAACGACAGGATTTACAAAGAGGCGGATTAAACGGCACCATCTGAGAGTGCActtagtcagtcagtcacagaTCTGTCTGTACATCTTCACCAGTTTAAAAGGGTCACTCACAGCAGTCACAGGGGGTGCGTCGCACCGTGCGGAACGTGAGAGAGGTCCTGGTGCTTCGTCTGCTAAGGGTGAGATTactggggtcagaggtcacggcCACAGGGCCCTCAGTGTAATGAGCGGGGACCATGTCAAACTTCCTGGGTGTAATCCTACCAAAGAGATTGCATGAAAGCTACTATAGCTGTACTATAAAAAGAATTATGAACAGTAATTCACAACTGTATGTTTGTATACTGTGTTATGTCATGCTAAAATCATATGTAAGGACATATTCTGAGGTCAGCGTTCAGCCAGATCATATCAACTTCACAGGCTACGAGACATATAGGGACTTGGTAAGGTTATGCTATGTCTGTCTATTGAACTATTAAATTGAATTAGGGTTGGTTACATTATGTAATCTGTATCATTAttctagattagattagattatggCCTGCTGGTGCCTAGTCATTTAATGTGTGTGCTGAATGTAATCTCACCCATGGGTCCAGAGGAAGCGGCTCTCCTCTTTCATGACCAGGAGGCTCCGCTCTGGCAACAGCACGGCAACCGAACGACCGTCAGGGTGACGAAAGTCCATGACAGTCTTGAAATAAATAGGAGCACATATGGAAGTTAATATTGTACACTGAGAGTGTTTCATAAGCACATTAAAATGCACAGCAAAGTTTCTAAGTTgtctacagagacacacacttgaTGAGAAGCAACAAAGCATGTAGCCCGATATTTCCTCACGAAATCGATTTGGAGTGATAAAGTGCTGAACGCACACAATTTACCAGTGTGTTTTCTCCCTGTGAACGTGAACGCGGCGCTTGTCTTTGCTCAGCCTATGCAGAGCCAAATGGGCTACAGGGCCACGGTGACAGCAGAGCGGAGGAAAATCCATTAGCACGGCCACCAGGGAAATAAACGCTCCAATGTGCCGAATGTCATTTTCTGCTTTCCTGCACACTTCGGAGAAAAttagtctctctttctcacatactGGTGGTTCAGATGAGAATGAACAACAGgctttacacaaacacaacatgtgAACGAGATATGGCGGGAGAGAACAGGATCGCCAGCTGTTTGATGATCAAACACGCTCCTCAAAGACTCCTCATGTCTACGTCCAAATCAAAAAGGAAATAACAACATTCTCAATGATAGAAAGCCATCATTATGACTAATCCATCAGATACTACAACAGGAATGGCCTCTGACATTTATTGGAGACAATCAGTGGAGCCCTGCAAAACGCAGAGTAGGCAAACAGACGCGACAGAGAGGATAGGAGGTAGAGTGAGTGGCTGTGTATTCCGCCTGCTAACGCTGCTTCCATGTGCCCAGGTCTATTTATAGCTGCGAGGAGAGCCGAGGGGAGGATTTGGGACCCTGTGCGATGGAGAACAAAGAGACAGACACCAACACTCCCCaactctctttcccccctccttGGCCAGTCAATCTGTGGTTCAAACGACAATGACCTCAAATTCTGGCTAGCCTGGGCTGGCATGCTGCCTTGCATTTAAAGATATGTAGTGTCCTTTTCCAAATAGTGCgttacctccctccctctctctaacccTCACTGACAATTTGTTCTCGTTCTCACTCACCTGGTTGTCCCTCTCTAACACTAACCTATTACCCATCTTTACAGTTTGCATTCTTAACTTTCACCCTTTTTCCCTCCCCTCTTCATCTCCCACTCCtgctcccccacccccatccccaccccttaCTCTCTCATTCCCTGGAGCAGTTATACTTTCGCACTCTGCAGGCCTGCAGACGTGCACCGACGCAGACGGTAATGAAAAGCTGCAGCTACGCCACGCTAGGCCAGGGGCTGCCTGGCAGACATGTCCTCAACTGAACCAGCCgggcgcgcctgtgtgtgtgtgtgtgtgtgtgtgtgtgtgtgtgtgtgtgtgtgtgtgtgtgtgtgtgtgtgtgtgtgtggagccaaGCCCAAAATTGCGTGCGGCAGAGTGCAGCATCCTCACGGCAAGTGGTGTGTGGCAGCTAAACAGGCCCCGGCTCACCGACGAGAGCAATAGTGGCAGGGCGGTGTTTCTTTCTCTGGCTCCGGTTCGACAGATTCCCACTGACGCAAATTAAATGGATTTTCAGGAACAACACagcgaatgagagagagagcgatggcaGAGGTTGGGGCGAAAAGAAGCAAATACGCATACTGCATGCAGGACAAAGATGGAGAGAgccagggagagaaagagggaaggagagagagagagatggagaaagggagagaaaggagagcacTTTATTGTTGAGAGTGGGGGCAGTGTCTCTGCTCGGCCCCAAGTGAAATTGCCACATTATGTGTTCTGGGTCACTTCTCTGGCGGCTGGAAATAGCAACGTAATGAGGCTCCTTGAGGCAGGGGCTTCAGAAGCAGCGGtgatgggggttggggggggcaaGATGATCACACATCTGTGTATCCTGAGGACTCCGCATCATCTTCAGACCCAAGACAAGAATGTGTaggcacacgtacacacacacacacacacacacacaaaggcaaaaaTGAGCCATGTGTATGCATGAGAGTACCCAAACTAATCACAGAAAACAGAAACAATGCTACCTCAAAGTTAATCATGTTCTACGGTCTCTGTACAACAGCAGAGTGCAATACAGAACACTGCATACGATGAGCAGTAGAAACACAAAATCTCTTTTGCATGCAGCAATTCTCCactccctgcacacacatacacacacacacatatatataatcacacacacacacacacatatataatcacacacacacacacacacacacacaatcacacacacccagcagttCTGTGGAGCCGTGCCTTGCTGGCATTTGTCTGAATGAGAGATGGGGGGTGTAGCCCTGCTTGCGGTATATATTTTCACCGGGGAATATCAGCCAATCGATGCAACTGCTCTTCCATAACAAGATCAATCTGGCAACGGACGGCTCTGTTCCACTGCAGGCGCTaccctcgtttatcttactaaCATTCTGTCTGCTCACACACgcagatatcacacacacgcatacaagtacagactcacacacagactcgttATTGACAACAACAATACACAACCTGTTTCTCTCACTAacatcatcacatacacatattaataTTTACCCTACACAAGCCCACATACACTTTTAAGCTACtctctcaacaacaacaacaaacacacacacacacacttaccctaATGATGCATGCAGGACAAGTTTAACTCCTCTGTTATCACTCATCAGTTATCTACCCCATATTCCCATCGCAATACCACAGTAAAAACATTGACGCAGACGTCTCCTGGAGATTGAGCAcgaacacactcgcacacacacacaaacacacacaggctccccCATCTCGACAGATGGCCAGCGCCCCACAAGTGCAACACTAAAGAGAAAAGAAGGTGCCGTTACACCATTTCCccccacagaaacaaacacatcatGAGCGAGCTCATTACTCCAAACGCCCCGGCTCATTATACTTTCATAAGCTCCGCTAGAAGCCTAACGACTCCGAGCAGCGCTTCCCCATTGCTTGGTGCAATCTTGCTCCGATATGGCCTCTCTTCTCCAGACAAGGGTTAATGAACTATGACATTAGTCTGGATGGCACACAGTACTACATaacagtttctgtgtgtgtgtgtgtccatcctttCATGTGAATGAACACAAGTTTGAAACTTTCAACTTTTTCATCCAATCACTCTCTGAGTGGCAGTTTGTTTCCGCTTCCCTATCTGTCattttatatctctctctctctctctctctctctctctctctctccccaacccCCTTGCTGTCTTCCCATCagtttcttcctccctcctctcctcctctttccctccctctctctgtatgccATTGATCAGAGCTGATGACAGGGGACAAGCTGTCCTTAATGGGATctgtctccttcctctcccgCTCCTTCCCCGAAACAAAGAAAAGGCCAGCATCTggggactgacacacacacacacacacacacacacacacacacacacacacacacacacacacacacacacacacacacacacacagggccaatacacatacacttctGGTTTTCTATTATACAATATCACACACAGTCGCTACTTTTGCCGAGACGAGTTTCATGTCGTTTCAAAAACTCTCCGCGCCGTGCGTCATCAGCTCGGTGGCAGCCCttcaaaaaaattaaataaaaaaaaaaccctgaagtCCTCCAGACCTCCATCCGTCTCTGAGTGGCAGCGAGCAGTGAAGGGCAATGGCGGGCAGTAAATACCCTCAGGGAAACTGGCAGCGGTGGATGGACGGACAGACGTCCTGGTCTTCGCCACCTTCACGGCGACGATACCTCAGCGCTCACGTCAACAGGGCCAGCCATTAGTCGCAGAGCGGCCTCAAAGGAAAGCTCCTCTTAAAGACAGCGAAAACCTTTTTTTTAGCGGGGGCTGGGGTCCCACCAGACCAAAAGAACAGCAGGAGAGTGATCGGTGGGTTAAAGTGCTTTTTCCCTACAGGTGAGAAACTGGTGGCTAAGAGAAGAGTGTCCTTCACTCCAGCACAAAAAATGTATATGTATTATATAAAAGGAAACGTTTCATCTCTGGAGGGGGAGGTCAATTCATAGCCAAACATGGAAATCTACTCCAGACTCAGTGTACTAATGGACAGAGGTGCCCAATGTTCCCTCCAAGACAGGACTGTTCTTGTGCAGACAAGGgctaagggtgtgtgtgtgtgtgtgtgtgtgtgtgtgtgtgtgtgtgtgtgtgtgtgtgtgtgtgtgtgtgtgtgtgtgtgtgtgtgtgtgtgtgtgtagatgtgtgtgaatgtgaatgaaatcTCAAGAGAAGACAGGCCCAGATAGATGATCACCACCGGGAATCTGTCACAGACACCACTCATGCACTGCTctagaaaaaaagaacagaacagagacaaagagagaaagggagctctgtgtgtgtgtgtgtgtgtgtgtgtgtggcacccaCAGGCCTCCCTGTTCGGCCGTTGCGTCAGCAGCACGCTGATCAAATCACACGCTCAGCCGCCGCCACcacaacagagagaggagtggaacaAGCTGAGACGTGATTAACCGCCAGGCCAGGCTCATTGATCCAAAATCATCAGCGGCAGCAACGGCAGCAGCAGGGGTGTGGAGCGCCCAGGTCCGAGCTGACCCCATAACTGCAAGCTCACCCGAGCAGATAAGGTCAAGAATGCATCAGTGTGTGATGGGGCATGGAGTTATTAAAGATCTCCCTTTCCAGgaaaccctgtgtgtgtatgttcagagtctgtgtgagtaagtgtgtgtgtgcatgtgtgtgtatgggaaagAGCGCGTGATCGTCCATCTAATTAAGGCAAAGGATCCAATAGGCTGCTTGCACAAGTTGTAGACCGGAGCGAGATGAGCCGATTTCTAAGTGACCTCATTGACCAGACTAGTGTAAGGTGCGGGTTGGTTATCTGGACAGACAGAGGTCAGGCATACAGAGACCAGATGTCCATTCCAAACAGACCCACCACTGTGGAGGTGAAGATCTCTTCTGTAATAGAAGATTGGTTTAGTTATGAGCTCTGGCTCTGTGCCAGAAGTGACCTAAGGTTTATTGAGCTCAGAATCTACCTTGATGTAAATCCACTACAGCACTCAATATCCTTTACACTAAGGAAGTGATCACACTGACAAACAGAAGTAGCAACTGGAGCAGAAGATTTCCTATTGTTCAGCAGCAGAATCTGTCACACCATTAGGGCTACACTCGTGCCCTGAGAACACAACACTGATTCCAGTTGATCTTGGCTGAAAACCAGTACTCATCAGTGTCCACTACCATATAGTAATTTCCAGCGCGACTGCACCTAGTAGATGcatggacatggacatggacaAATCCAAAGGATTGGATGCATGAGTGGGTTGGGAGCTGGATGGAAGGGTTAAGCAGAAAATAAGAATACTGATGCAGATTTTCatcaggggcagccgtggcctactggttagcgcttcggacttgtaaccggagggttgccggttcacaccctgaccagtaggaacggctgaagtgcccttgagcaaggcacctaactcctcactgctccccgagcaacgctgttgcaggcagctcactgcgtcgggattagtgtgtgcttcacctcactgtgtgttcactgtgtgccgagtgtgtttcactaattcacggattgggataaatgcagagaccaaatttccctcacgggatcaaataAGTATATCATGGACTTTGTGCACTAAGCTTACTTGAAGTCGGCAGACCAGTTTCCTGTTCGTTGCTTGACTTCAAGTCGTTCTAAAAGCGATTTTAGCTACCACCTTTTTCCTAAAAACATCAGCCTACGTGCAGTGGCTGCACGAAATATGGACGGACGGATCTTCGTTTTTGGTACAACTGAAGCACTCCTCTTCAGGTGCTTGTTCACAGCGATGTCAACGAACAGGAAAAATGCATTCAATTGTACAAATGATGTAAATGCTGAATGACTGTACAGGCATTGAGGGACTTGGTTGAGGGGCATGGATTTGTTATCACGGTCTTAAATAGAAATGCTTTCGTTCAGTTTTCTATCATTTTGTTGTGATTGTAATTCAACAGTACCTTGGCTCCAAGGCTCAGGGAGAGGATGGTGTCTTCGAAGGCTGAGTGAGTGTCGATGTGAGGCGGGATTcctgggggaaaaaacaaaaagattACTAATCCAACAGTGAAGCGAGAACGAGCGAGAAACACAACATTTTAGATGttcatcatggcagagccaAAAAGTCAAAAAAGACGGTTGTGAAATATGCAGCccaaagctgtagggggagctccgTAAAGTAAAATGTGACAACAAAAGTGAGAAATCGGCGAAGAAATGACTGGAGTTACCGAATGGCCCTTTAATATCAGGAAGCATCACAACAGAATGTAATGTGTTTTGATCTTCCAATGCAACACTATTCCTTCATGCTGATGATGGATGTAGCACTGCTTCCCCCTAGTGGCCACAGGCAGTATTATTAGTCACCTTGCCCAGACTCGTACTGGTTTACTGTGAGTTGATCAGGAAGAACGGAAATGTGGCCATCCTTCAGACATCGCTGCAGCACAGGATCACATACTGGAGGGATGCCTGGAACAGACCAAATGTTTATCACATGATGAATAAACacaataatgaataaataaacatgttAGCAGTTTAGTAAAAACAGAGTACTCTTCAACATCAGGCTGAGCATACTGTACCTGTGGGTAGTGGTTTATCTTTGTCCACATTGTTGTTGTCATATCGAAATTCGTAGCCATAGTGTTTCACCCTCCTGTGTTTCAGGGCTTTGTTCGCTAGAATGCATAAACGTCGGGTGTATGAGTGATGGCTATAATAGTCAGGTGAGTGATGGCTATAATAGAAGCTGAGGCTCATAATACATAAATGCTGCAGCTATAAAACAAGTATCTTCAACAGGTTGGCTTACTATAAACCAATCCAGTCATTTCGGTTTATGATTGTCTAAAACAATCATAATTTTTGATCATAAAATTGCATTGatttaattaaataatactgTTGTTTCCTTTATGGATCACATTCCAAAGAAAAGACCATTTGGAATGAGTATGGCTGTTTAACATTATTATAAGTTTGTATGAGAATTAATACCCATACACATCTTGACAATACCTCttcacaggcatacacacatgtgaCAACACTTAGAATATAAATAATCCAAAAACAACATTTTCACTGCTGCCTTTCCTTTTATAAAAGTTTGACTAAAAACACACCTGTGGCATTGTCGTCTGCTGCCCAATCCACAGCCTGCAGCAGGCAAGCCTCCTCTTCCTGGGAGACATAGTCCTCCAGCACCACAAGCCCAGGGGGCAGCTCCGCACACTCACTCTGCTCACAGCTTACTGCACGTTCACAACaaatgagaaaaacaaaaaaagcaacaaAGGAGGTCATATACAgtgctggccaaaagtattggcacccatgctaaagttgactgaaaagaggaatataaaatcatcttttggaaattgatcttaatgccttaagtgaaaaattaggaaatatctaacctttaaggacaccaattttcttagtgaatgaataatgtatcataaataaataaatgttcttccttaaaatacagaggtcataagtattggcacccctatgttaaattcccatagagacaggcagatttttatttttaaaggccagttatttcatggatccagaatactgtgcatcctgataaagttaccttggcctttggaattaaaatagccccacatcatcacatacccttcaccatacctagagattggcatgggtgttatttcagttagcctattagctggtttgatttgcattgagctcaatgagcagtcaactttagcatgggtgccaatacttttggccagcacTGTATGAGACACTACGTTTTCCTGAGAGGTCAGACCACCACACCCAAAATAAACAACTATTTGTTATGAGGACAAGATAAGAAAGTTGGCAATTCACAGGATATAACATGCTCACAAAACAACTAAGAGGTTCTCAATGTTAGTGTCTTCTATGTCAACTTTTCCAGTTAATGCATAGTGTGACAGAAGCTGATAGTCAATAAATGGCAACAGGGATAGCAACGGAAACAAGAGCCTTGTCACCATCATTACCGGCCAGCTACATTACTGAAGCAAAACAGGAGCAATAAATGCATGTAAAAAAACACAGGGTGTTTCACAAAGAAACAATAACATTGCTCCAATATGAGAACCCACCTCTCTCAACAAAGCTAAGGTACAGGGTCACCACCTGGGCCTGGCATTCCAACTGCTGACCATTAATGAGAGTGTGTGCTCGCTGGGCATCGTCTGATGATGCATAGGTCACAAATGCATAGGGTTTGTTTGGGGGCATCAGGAGAGACACTAGGTTGCCCGCCCCCTCCAGAACCTCCTGCAGCTGCCGCCTACACACTCCATTCCCCAGCCCACCGTTGGCCACCACCAGGTGCTGCGACACAAAGCAAAATAGAATTCATTACCACATCTACATACGTGCATGACAACATTTGTTGATAAAGGAATACGATAATACACTGATTTACTTTGATGGTGAGCATATTGAATGGCAGACcatcacactcaaacacaagtCAGAATTAGAACCATATCAAAGGATGCTAACTTCACTTACTGTTCAAAATCATAGAGAGGGTTTGTGAATATAAAGTATCAGAATCAAAAAAGAGCAGAAGTGTCAACAAAGTAATCTAACGTTATCAAACCAAACATGTCTTCAGGTTAACCATAGCAATCTATCCCTCCTTACTACTGTGTGTAAGTTAtagcgagctagctagctagttggtTATGGGTTACTAGACCGAATAAAGCTGACCCTCTAAACTTTTTGTTGTTACCTTTGTTGGCTGTGAAACTGTGTTGATGCCCTCATGTTTAAGTAAGGTGtgactggcttttatttgttttcGTAAAAGTTTTTTCTCCTCCTTGGTCTTTCTGACAGGTTTCACGTTTTCTGAATCCATAGCGCAACCTGAAAATCGGCCCGTGGTGCAACAGAGGACTTCGGTAAACAGTTCCCACGGCCATTAACACAGAAATGCTCCCCAGAAGACTTCCAATGCTCCTCTGAGACGTTTTCATACCCTACAGTATAAACATATTCTCACCTGGAAACCACATAGTCAACATTGTAGCCTAGCCGACCCTTACAAAAACATAACAGTAGTTTTTGAGAAGTTCCTTGTAGGAACTACACTTCAATGcattattttggacatgaaaaagtGCATAGCAACTACATTGTAATGCACTTAactgcagaaatgcagtattttggataTGAAGGTGCATTGCACCACATTGAATTTCAGAAAAACTCCAGTGGTAGTATGGCTGCCTATCTGTAACCTGAATTATGTACAATCAACAGAAGCATGCCCAAGTCTTGCCTGTCATCGGCCTCctaaaatatatacagtatagcgCAAACCA is from Alosa alosa isolate M-15738 ecotype Scorff River chromosome 15, AALO_Geno_1.1, whole genome shotgun sequence and encodes:
- the alkbh8 gene encoding alkylated DNA repair protein alkB homolog 8, yielding MDSENVKPVRKTKEEKKLLRKQIKASHTLLKHEGINTVSQPTKHLVVANGGLGNGVCRRQLQEVLEGAGNLVSLLMPPNKPYAFVTYASSDDAQRAHTLINGQQLECQAQVVTLYLSFVERVSCEQSECAELPPGLVVLEDYVSQEEEACLLQAVDWAADDNATANKALKHRRVKHYGYEFRYDNNNVDKDKPLPTGIPPVCDPVLQRCLKDGHISVLPDQLTVNQYESGQGIPPHIDTHSAFEDTILSLSLGAKTVMDFRHPDGRSVAVLLPERSLLVMKEESRFLWTHGITPRKFDMVPAHYTEGPVAVTSDPSNLTLSRRSTRTSLTFRTVRRTPCDCSYPSVCDSQCPPVIPDSAPSAPSVPQGNKDAFRLEAQFVHQVYEEIASHFSSTRHSPWPRVRDFLLALPAGALLADIGCGNGKYLGINPEVMSVGCDRSASLVQICIERGFQAFVSDALDVPLRGATFDACISIAVIHHFSTQERRLAAVTELVRLLKPGGRALIYVWAMEQEYNKQKSKYLKDSRDKENANPVVDEAEHSMKQSPLPKPAPEVSSTEVTPKLSVHTNRTAFNTQDLLVPWHLKGGEKNACQQGGGSSTDAPKTPAPAPVFHRYYHVFQRGELESLCSLVKDVQIQTSYHDQGNWCVILEKGTK